The DNA region TCAAAATTTCCGTATGATCAAAGGAAAGATAAGCGTGTGCGAGTAGATTCATTCTACAATTTACATTCTTATTAGTAAAAATAAACCTAAAGTTTGTCAATATATGGTAATGAAAAAGCCTAAACATCTCTGCTCAGGCCTTCACGTGTGCGTATGAAAAAAAACTTAAAACGTGTAGAAAATGGATGCAACGATAGATCTATTTTTCATAGATTTATTTCCGTTATTTGTTTCATCTTTAACGATGTTGCTTAGCCCATATTGATATTTAGCTCCAATGCCAAATTTCTTATTCATGAATGGTAATCTATATTCTGCACCACCTACAGCTGTAAATCCTGATGATTTAAAATTGTCTTTAATTTTCGTACTTGAACCTCCAATATTTTTTGAGGCATCTAATAATATATCGTATTGCGGACCTGCTAATAAGGTGAAATCAGAATGTGTGAAAGTATAGCGAGCCAATACTGGAATCGTGAAATAAGATGCGGTAAAATTTACATTAACGTTGTAGCTGGTATTAAAAAAATAACCAGTGATATTTGATCCTAGTCTTTGATAATTCAAAGATGGTTGGATCGACCAATTTTTATCAAATGGTAAATTGAAAAAAGCACCAAATCCAAAGCCTGATTTGCTAGAATAGTTTGTACTACCAGATGTAGTGTTAGATGAAGAACTCGAAATAGTAGAATTGATATAGCTGCCACTTAATCCAAATTCTACATTGTTTTGACTATAGCTTTTGCTAATACCGAAGGCAATTAAAGCCGATAGAATGATTTTTTTTACCATTTTAAAAGGATATGTTTCAGAATTGTAATCTGTAACTCAAAGATGTTACATTTAAAATTGTTAATGTATTTGAATAGATAAAAGTAAGAATTAAATGGATAAATCTTTGTCTTTTAATATTTTAGAAGTTACCAATATTTGACCAATGTGTCTCATTGTATGTTCCGCCGCGTGAAATAATAAACCGATTGTAGTTGTGGGTATTTTATTTCTGCCAACATACCTTGATTCGGTAAAGGTGGAAATTGGGTAAGATTTATAATGCTCAACTGTATTTTCAATACTGTTTATTGTATTAGAAAGTAGTTTGTCTAATTGTATATCTTCTATAAATTCTTCCTTTGACAAATAGTCCAATTGATTCTCATCGAGCATCTTTCCATCTGCATACGTCAATAATCTGTCAAGAAAGCCCGAAATATGTTTTAAATGAAAACCAATGGAAGCGCAACCTGCTGGTTTTGTCCATAGTTTAGATTCAGGAAAATCATTTAAATAAATAGATAATTCTTCTTTTGCTTCCAGCAAAGCATTAGCAGCTGGTTGTAAAATAGGATCTAAATTTTCTATTTTTTCGTTTCTTAGCCAAACTTCTGTGCGCCCCATTTTATTTCAAGAGTTTATCAATTTTTTCATCAAATTCTTTTACAAATTTTGTGTAGTATTCGCCAGTCCCAGGCCCTTCAAATCCAGTATCAATAAAAGCAACTTTGCCTGTTTTATCCAAAATGATCGTACTAGGAAACATTTTTATATCAGTTAATTCGGGTAAGGTTTTTTCTGTACGTTTTGGATCCGCAACACTCACGCCAGTGATCAACATCGGATATTGTACATCAAACTTCTTTTGGAATTTGGTCAAACTTTTCACTGATCTTTCATAGTCTGTTGTGTATTCGTACGCCAATCCTATAACTTCCACTCCACGAGCTTTATTTTTTTTATAAAAATCACTTAAAAAAGCCGTTTCATCCATACAATTGGGACACCAACTTCCCATTAAGTCAATGATAACCACCTTATTTTTAAATTTTGGATCGTTGATAGACACTTCTTTGCCATTCAAATCTTTAAATGTAAAATTCAATTTTCCAGATTCTCCATCCTTTACATACATTTCAGAAGTATTTGGTAATTGTGGATTCAAATCTTTTTTTCCCGTAAATGCAGTCAACCCTTTGGCTCCACTTATCATATTACCCGAAATTGTTGAATCTTTAATATTAATCTTACCTGCGAAAACAAGCGCATGGACACCATCAAATGTAGAAAGCAAAATGGAATCACCACTTGTTACTCCTTCTAAAAAGCGATAATCACCAGTAGGCGTTAATATGGATCCTGTTACAATATGATTTTTCTCTTGGAATACACCAATCGCGGGACTTGGTTTATTGTCATCATTAGAAAAATTCAAAGCCCATTTTCCACTCGCATTTACAGCATTCGTAGTCGTGGTATAAGGAAATCTTTTGGAAATCTTGGCCGTTGCCGTAAATGGGATCTTTGTTTCAGCGGAAATACCATTACGAACCCAATCGCCTTGCAAACTATCTTTATTGATAATCTTTAGTCGAAAAAAGGATTCAAATACGGGCATATGCACAATTAGAGAATCGCCTTTGGATTGAATATCGGTCGTTTTTAAGGACTCTTTTCCATTGATAAAAGAAAACGTCGTTTGGTTTTTAACTTTGGAAATGGCTAATGTAAATACAATATTTTTTCCATCTTCTCTATGAATAGCGGCATGCCATTTGCCCGGAGTTAAATCATACGCATTGGATTGCAATGAAAAACCTATTAAAAGTAGAAATATTCCTAAAAAAGCCTTCATGTGTATCTAAATTTTTAAAAAATGATTTATTTCGTGTTATCTGTATAATTAAAAGTCTACAAATATAGTTGACTTATATAAATATTATGTTTAAATGCCTCTTAAATAAATATGTAGCAACGCTTTTGTTCGCTTTTTTCCTTTCCAAATATAGTGATGGGCAAGTAAAAGAGTTTAAAGATATTGCATTTCATTTGTACACCGATAGTTTGAAAAAAGGAGTTCAAAATTATATCAATGTTGATGGATTGCAAGCTGATGGGCATTGGTTTCCATTGGATACGACTTTGATATCTTATAGTTCGAGTGGAGGTAGGTGGGAGCAGAATAACTTGATCATTCCGACGGATTATAAAAAGGATTCGGTTGTAATCAAAGTTTTTTTGTTAAACCAACCTATCATGACGCAAACAACAACTATTTATATAAAGAAAAACCCCGATCCGACAGTTCTACCAACGCAACAAGATATTTTGGATAGTTATAAAAAAAGAAAAAGAAGAAATTAATTTTCTTCTTTTTCTTTCTCTTCTAAAGGTTCTAATAATTTTAATAAAACCCGTTCGACAGAACTTCTGTACATTTTTAAAATGATCATTTCATAACCTTCTAATTCTAATCTTTCACCTTCAACAGGGACAGA from Rhizosphaericola mali includes:
- a CDS encoding porin family protein, which codes for MVKKIILSALIAFGISKSYSQNNVEFGLSGSYINSTISSSSSNTTSGSTNYSSKSGFGFGAFFNLPFDKNWSIQPSLNYQRLGSNITGYFFNTSYNVNVNFTASYFTIPVLARYTFTHSDFTLLAGPQYDILLDASKNIGGSSTKIKDNFKSSGFTAVGGAEYRLPFMNKKFGIGAKYQYGLSNIVKDETNNGNKSMKNRSIVASIFYTF
- a CDS encoding DinB family protein, producing MGRTEVWLRNEKIENLDPILQPAANALLEAKEELSIYLNDFPESKLWTKPAGCASIGFHLKHISGFLDRLLTYADGKMLDENQLDYLSKEEFIEDIQLDKLLSNTINSIENTVEHYKSYPISTFTESRYVGRNKIPTTTIGLLFHAAEHTMRHIGQILVTSKILKDKDLSI
- a CDS encoding peroxiredoxin family protein is translated as MKAFLGIFLLLIGFSLQSNAYDLTPGKWHAAIHREDGKNIVFTLAISKVKNQTTFSFINGKESLKTTDIQSKGDSLIVHMPVFESFFRLKIINKDSLQGDWVRNGISAETKIPFTATAKISKRFPYTTTTNAVNASGKWALNFSNDDNKPSPAIGVFQEKNHIVTGSILTPTGDYRFLEGVTSGDSILLSTFDGVHALVFAGKINIKDSTISGNMISGAKGLTAFTGKKDLNPQLPNTSEMYVKDGESGKLNFTFKDLNGKEVSINDPKFKNKVVIIDLMGSWCPNCMDETAFLSDFYKKNKARGVEVIGLAYEYTTDYERSVKSLTKFQKKFDVQYPMLITGVSVADPKRTEKTLPELTDIKMFPSTIILDKTGKVAFIDTGFEGPGTGEYYTKFVKEFDEKIDKLLK